The proteins below are encoded in one region of Nakamurella flava:
- a CDS encoding FAD-dependent monooxygenase has product MSLRVACIGAGPGGLFAATLIRRLLPDSQVTVYERNRAEDVFGFGVVFSDQTLERIDAADPVLRDALARHGKHWDSIDVRLKGEQVTFAGNGMAAIHRRTLLSLLQDRAAEFGVDVRWSSAVPDIRSLAADHDLIVAADGANSASRESFADALGPQVQTATAKFIWFGTTHRFDGLTFLHRSNKHGHFAVHAYPVSDDVSTFIVEADEPTWRAAGLDSFDVTQPPGPSDLKSKAYLQALFAPDIDGEPLLDNNSRWGNFRTRRTASWHATAGGTPVVWLGDAVHTAHFSVGSGTKMAMEDAVSLAQQLAARPTDLPAALAAYEADRQPEVARIQDSARPSLSWWENFGRYHDAFAPWQFGFHFFSRSITADKLRRRDPAFVAQAEQAWQTIHGAAPLDTPLAAGDLALPGRLVRLSADGRTITTTDPAGGPDRHVSLRAAGEPTVPGSALRVEAPKEEAEVDSAAAAALQELDRTGQRALVVVTGGTRLTRALLSERLRFTGSAVTVVVDDPPKGVEAGTDPTVAEHRVKDQALTLVLSGRADGVAATVGGDR; this is encoded by the coding sequence ATGTCTCTGCGCGTCGCCTGCATCGGCGCGGGCCCGGGCGGCCTGTTCGCGGCCACCCTGATCCGGCGGCTGCTACCCGACTCCCAGGTCACCGTCTATGAGCGCAATCGCGCCGAGGACGTCTTCGGGTTCGGCGTCGTCTTCTCCGACCAGACCCTGGAGCGGATCGACGCCGCCGACCCCGTGCTGCGTGATGCCCTGGCCCGGCACGGCAAGCACTGGGACAGCATTGACGTGCGCCTCAAGGGTGAACAGGTCACCTTCGCCGGCAACGGGATGGCCGCCATCCACCGCCGGACCCTGCTCTCGCTCCTGCAGGACCGGGCCGCCGAATTCGGCGTCGACGTCCGCTGGTCGAGCGCCGTCCCCGACATCCGTTCCCTGGCCGCCGACCACGACCTGATCGTCGCGGCGGACGGTGCGAACTCGGCGAGTCGGGAGTCGTTCGCCGACGCCCTGGGCCCGCAGGTGCAGACGGCCACGGCCAAGTTCATCTGGTTCGGCACCACCCACCGGTTCGACGGGCTGACATTCCTGCACCGCAGCAACAAGCACGGGCACTTCGCCGTGCACGCCTACCCGGTCAGCGACGACGTGAGCACGTTCATCGTCGAGGCCGACGAGCCGACCTGGCGGGCGGCCGGCCTGGACTCCTTCGACGTCACCCAGCCCCCCGGCCCGTCCGACCTGAAGTCCAAAGCCTACCTGCAGGCGCTCTTCGCCCCGGATATCGACGGAGAACCACTGTTGGACAACAACTCCCGGTGGGGCAACTTCCGTACCCGACGCACCGCCTCCTGGCACGCCACCGCCGGCGGCACGCCCGTCGTCTGGCTCGGCGACGCCGTGCACACGGCCCACTTCTCGGTCGGGTCCGGCACCAAGATGGCCATGGAGGACGCCGTCAGCCTCGCCCAGCAGCTGGCCGCCCGTCCGACCGACCTGCCCGCCGCGCTGGCCGCCTACGAGGCGGACCGGCAGCCCGAGGTGGCCAGGATCCAGGACTCGGCCCGCCCCAGCCTGTCCTGGTGGGAGAACTTCGGCCGCTACCACGACGCGTTCGCGCCCTGGCAGTTCGGTTTCCACTTCTTCTCCCGGAGCATCACGGCCGACAAGCTCCGGCGCCGCGACCCCGCATTCGTCGCGCAGGCCGAACAGGCCTGGCAGACCATCCACGGCGCCGCCCCGCTCGACACTCCGCTGGCCGCAGGCGATCTCGCGCTCCCCGGCCGGCTCGTCCGGCTCTCCGCGGACGGTCGCACGATCACCACCACCGATCCCGCCGGCGGCCCCGACCGCCACGTGTCCCTGCGAGCGGCCGGTGAACCGACCGTCCCCGGCTCCGCCCTGCGGGTCGAGGCCCCCAAGGAGGAGGCCGAGGTGGACTCAGCCGCGGCCGCCGCGCTCCAGGAGCTCGACCGCACTGGCCAGCGGGCCCTGGTCGTCGTCACCGGCGGCACCCGGTTGACCCGGGCCCTGCTGTCCGAGCGGTTGCGGTTCACCGGGTCCGCGGTCACCGTCGTCGTCGACGACCCACCGAAGGGCGTCGAGGCCGGGACCGACCCGACGGTCGCGGAGCACCGCGTGAAGGACCAGGCGCTGACCCTGGTGCTGTCCGGCCGGGCCGACGGCGTCGCCGCAACCGTCGGGGGCGACCGCTGA
- a CDS encoding acetate--CoA ligase family protein, with protein MPADLQPLFRPGRVAVIGASRGGGKLGAVMARSLAGYAGGVALVNARSADPAAGIHPSVAAAVAAEGPIDLAVFCVPAAVTAAGLAEAADAGVRAAVVCAGGFAEAGGPGLGHQADVEAVVAATGLRLLGPNTSGFFVPGRGLTASFVPGVERIPAGRVAVVAASGGVNHALSFQLAGSGVGISLGVGLGLGVGVGTADVLHHLATDPETAAVALHLETVVDGPGLLAAVTTLSAVKPVVALVVGRTDVGEFARSHTGALATSWKTTRAVLRQAGAVVVDDERALLDAVTGLSGRRLPPHPCPGLALVTGQAGPGLLVADAVASAGGRLPTLTDATQARLRDLLPPLTYQANPVDTGRPGPGFADVLATVAADPGVDLVAVYGLAEPDVVDLPAAAAQAGLPDVAPTVLGTGGLPADVQTVVRSATALDLPTVASPSALATATMALVQDAVARHRRQDPPTPRPRAWTRGPWDEDQAKTLLDDWGIATPPRMRCLDREQAETALDCVPGPVAVKILDAAVLHKTEIGGVHLGVRTAEELAAALDRLADIGAKQFLVEAMAPSGVDLVVGVRRDPVFGPVALVGLGGTAAEAYGDVAIRALPAGPAEIAAMVDDLQAAALLDGWRGGPVLDRGDLVTVVTALGDALLSAPDVAEIEINPLRLTVDGLIALDAVIVPVSPVPDDTDSPTIESEVDHAPAHH; from the coding sequence ATGCCGGCCGATCTGCAGCCCCTGTTCCGGCCGGGCCGGGTTGCCGTGATCGGCGCGTCCCGGGGCGGCGGCAAGCTCGGCGCCGTGATGGCCCGATCGCTGGCCGGGTATGCCGGGGGTGTCGCCCTGGTCAACGCCCGGTCGGCCGACCCGGCTGCCGGCATCCACCCGAGCGTGGCCGCCGCCGTCGCCGCGGAGGGCCCCATCGATCTGGCCGTGTTCTGCGTCCCGGCCGCGGTGACCGCCGCCGGGCTCGCGGAGGCGGCCGATGCCGGCGTCCGCGCCGCCGTGGTGTGCGCCGGTGGCTTCGCTGAAGCCGGCGGACCGGGCCTGGGACATCAGGCCGATGTCGAGGCGGTCGTCGCCGCCACCGGACTGCGCCTGCTCGGCCCGAACACCTCCGGCTTCTTTGTCCCCGGCCGCGGGCTGACCGCCAGCTTCGTCCCCGGGGTGGAACGCATCCCCGCCGGCCGGGTCGCCGTCGTCGCCGCCAGCGGCGGGGTCAACCACGCCCTGTCGTTCCAGCTGGCCGGCTCCGGCGTGGGCATCAGCCTCGGCGTCGGGCTGGGTCTGGGCGTCGGCGTCGGCACCGCCGACGTGCTGCACCACCTGGCCACCGATCCCGAGACCGCCGCCGTGGCCCTGCACCTGGAGACCGTGGTCGACGGCCCGGGGCTGCTGGCGGCGGTCACCACCCTCAGCGCGGTCAAGCCGGTCGTCGCCCTCGTGGTCGGCCGGACCGACGTGGGCGAATTCGCCCGCTCACACACCGGCGCGCTGGCCACGTCGTGGAAGACCACCCGCGCGGTGCTCCGGCAGGCCGGGGCCGTCGTCGTCGACGACGAGCGGGCCCTGCTGGACGCGGTGACCGGCCTGTCCGGCCGGCGTCTGCCGCCGCATCCCTGCCCCGGTCTCGCGCTGGTCACCGGTCAGGCCGGACCCGGCCTGCTGGTCGCCGATGCGGTCGCCTCGGCGGGCGGCCGGCTGCCGACCCTGACCGACGCCACCCAGGCCCGGTTGCGGGACCTGCTGCCGCCACTCACGTACCAGGCCAACCCGGTCGACACCGGCCGCCCGGGGCCGGGTTTCGCCGACGTCCTCGCCACGGTCGCCGCGGACCCGGGAGTCGACCTGGTCGCCGTCTACGGTCTGGCCGAACCCGACGTGGTCGATCTGCCCGCCGCCGCCGCCCAGGCCGGGCTGCCGGACGTCGCCCCCACCGTGCTGGGCACCGGCGGGCTGCCGGCGGACGTGCAGACCGTCGTCCGCTCGGCCACCGCCCTCGACCTGCCCACGGTGGCCAGCCCGTCCGCCCTGGCCACCGCGACGATGGCCCTGGTCCAGGACGCCGTCGCCCGGCACCGCCGGCAGGACCCGCCGACCCCCCGGCCGCGGGCCTGGACGCGGGGCCCGTGGGACGAGGACCAGGCCAAGACCCTGCTGGACGACTGGGGCATCGCCACCCCACCCCGGATGCGGTGCCTCGACCGGGAGCAGGCGGAGACCGCGCTGGACTGTGTCCCCGGCCCGGTGGCGGTGAAGATCCTGGACGCCGCCGTGCTGCACAAGACCGAGATCGGCGGCGTCCACCTGGGTGTGCGCACCGCCGAGGAGCTGGCCGCCGCGCTCGACCGGCTGGCCGACATCGGGGCCAAGCAGTTCCTCGTGGAGGCGATGGCCCCGTCCGGCGTCGACCTGGTCGTCGGGGTCCGCCGGGACCCGGTCTTCGGACCGGTCGCCCTCGTCGGTCTGGGCGGCACCGCGGCCGAGGCGTACGGCGACGTCGCCATCCGCGCGCTGCCGGCCGGACCAGCCGAGATCGCCGCCATGGTCGACGACCTGCAGGCCGCAGCGCTGCTCGACGGCTGGCGGGGCGGGCCGGTGCTGGACCGCGGCGACCTCGTCACGGTGGTCACGGCGCTGGGCGATGCACTGCTGTCCGCGCCGGACGTGGCCGAGATCGAGATCAACCCGCTGCGCCTGACCGTCGACGGGCTCATCGCACTGGACGCCGTCATCGTGCCGGTCTCACCGGTCCCGGACGACACCGACAGCCCGACCATCGAGAGCGAGGTGGACCATGCCCCGGCCCATCACTGA
- a CDS encoding (2,3-dihydroxybenzoyl)adenylate synthase has product MPRPITDGLVPWPAEVAARYRAAGHWLGRSLGDLLWEQVDRTPDAVAVVDGPVRLTYRELAQRADAAADRLTTLGLTHGDRVVVQLGNTWQFVAFYLACLRTGVAPVMALPAHRHHEMSYLAAHAEAVALAVPGGTGDFDHAEMAERIAAEQPDLRLVLVQTDGGPLRTGQQAIDDLFVPVVDPDATRRRWNAASPAGDDVACFLLSGGTTGLPKLITRTHDDYAYNARQCAVMAGLDAGSVYLVALPAGHNFPLACPGILGTLLVGGTVVLLPSPSPVRAFAAVREHGVTHTAVVPAVAGRWLDHHTANPSDDLRTLRVVQVGGSRLPDELAARITPVLGATLQQVFGMAEGLINVTRLDDPDAIVHHTQGRPVSPDDEVMVVDEADNPVPVGVSGALLTRGPYTPRGYYRAAEQNAKAFTADGWYRSGDICSMDAAGNLVVEGRDKDMINRGGEKISAEEIENFGYQVAGVAQVAAVAMPDPLLGERLCVYVVPRDGAQVTLDDFTAVMDAAGVARFKLPEALVVVDRLPVTKVGKIDKKTIRADVLARLTDGRLAERMRR; this is encoded by the coding sequence ATGCCCCGGCCCATCACTGACGGGCTCGTGCCCTGGCCGGCGGAGGTCGCCGCCCGCTACCGGGCCGCCGGCCACTGGCTCGGCCGTTCCCTGGGTGACCTGCTGTGGGAGCAGGTCGACCGCACCCCGGACGCGGTGGCCGTCGTCGACGGCCCGGTCCGACTCACCTACCGCGAACTGGCGCAGCGGGCCGACGCCGCGGCCGACCGCCTGACCACGCTCGGCCTGACCCACGGTGACCGGGTCGTCGTCCAGCTCGGCAACACCTGGCAGTTCGTGGCCTTCTACCTGGCGTGCCTGCGCACCGGGGTGGCCCCCGTGATGGCCCTGCCCGCCCATCGCCACCACGAGATGTCCTATCTGGCCGCGCATGCCGAAGCGGTGGCCCTGGCCGTCCCGGGCGGGACCGGCGACTTCGACCACGCGGAGATGGCTGAACGGATCGCCGCCGAGCAACCCGACCTGCGACTGGTCCTGGTGCAGACCGACGGCGGTCCGCTGCGCACCGGTCAGCAGGCGATCGACGACCTGTTCGTCCCGGTGGTCGACCCGGACGCCACCCGGCGGCGCTGGAACGCGGCTTCGCCGGCCGGCGACGACGTGGCCTGCTTCCTGCTGTCCGGTGGCACCACCGGACTCCCGAAGCTCATCACCCGCACCCACGACGACTACGCCTACAACGCCCGGCAATGCGCCGTGATGGCCGGCCTGGACGCCGGCAGCGTGTATCTCGTGGCCCTGCCGGCCGGGCACAACTTCCCGCTGGCCTGTCCAGGCATCCTGGGCACCCTGCTGGTCGGCGGGACCGTCGTGCTGCTGCCCAGCCCGTCCCCGGTCCGCGCGTTCGCCGCCGTCCGCGAGCACGGGGTCACCCACACCGCGGTGGTCCCGGCCGTCGCCGGACGCTGGCTCGACCACCACACCGCGAACCCGAGTGACGACCTGCGCACCCTGCGGGTCGTGCAGGTCGGCGGCTCCCGGCTGCCCGACGAACTCGCCGCACGGATCACCCCCGTGCTGGGGGCGACGTTGCAACAGGTCTTCGGCATGGCCGAGGGTCTGATCAACGTGACCCGACTGGACGACCCGGACGCGATCGTGCACCACACCCAGGGCCGGCCGGTCAGTCCGGACGACGAGGTGATGGTCGTCGACGAGGCCGACAACCCCGTTCCGGTCGGGGTTTCCGGCGCCCTGCTGACCCGGGGGCCGTACACGCCGCGCGGGTACTACCGGGCCGCCGAGCAGAACGCCAAGGCGTTCACCGCCGACGGCTGGTACCGCAGCGGCGACATCTGCTCGATGGACGCCGCCGGCAACCTCGTCGTGGAGGGACGCGACAAGGACATGATCAACCGCGGCGGCGAGAAGATCAGCGCCGAGGAGATCGAGAACTTCGGCTACCAGGTCGCCGGGGTCGCCCAGGTCGCGGCCGTCGCCATGCCCGACCCGCTGCTCGGCGAACGGCTGTGCGTCTACGTCGTCCCGCGGGACGGTGCGCAGGTCACCCTGGACGACTTCACCGCGGTCATGGACGCCGCCGGCGTCGCGCGGTTCAAGCTGCCGGAGGCCCTCGTCGTGGTCGACCGTCTTCCCGTGACCAAGGTCGGCAAGATCGACAAGAAGACCATCCGGGCCGACGTGCTGGCCCGGCTCACCGACGGTCGGTTGGCCGAACGCATGCGCCGCTGA
- a CDS encoding cupin domain-containing protein, translating into MSGQFPDEPDSPELSQLYDDFKREHLTPLWTQLDELMPLQPKPKALPHVWRWDTLFPLAARSGDLVPVGRGGERRAIALANPGLPGTAYATPTLWAAIQYLGPHEVAPEHRHSQNAFRFVCEGEGVWTVVNGDPVAMSRGDFLLTPGWNFHGHHNETDQPMAWIDGLDIPFVHYTDTSFFEFGSERVTDEATPPISRSERLWAHPGLRPLSGLQNTVSSPIGAYRWVHTDAALDEQLALEDEGYPATVELGHAAIRYTNPTTGGDVLPTIRAEFHRLRAGATTRRRREVGSSVWQVFDGAGTVTLADETHEVAKGDLFVVPSWVPWTFRAAPGDSTFDLFRFSDAPVVERLHFDRVQIDTENDPKDAR; encoded by the coding sequence ATGTCCGGCCAGTTCCCCGACGAACCCGATAGCCCCGAGTTGTCCCAGCTGTACGACGATTTCAAGCGTGAGCACCTGACCCCGCTGTGGACGCAGCTGGACGAACTGATGCCGCTGCAGCCCAAGCCCAAGGCCCTGCCGCACGTCTGGCGCTGGGACACGCTTTTCCCGTTGGCCGCTCGATCGGGCGATCTGGTCCCGGTCGGCCGGGGCGGCGAACGCCGGGCCATCGCGCTGGCCAACCCCGGCCTGCCGGGCACCGCCTACGCGACCCCGACCCTGTGGGCCGCCATTCAGTACCTCGGGCCGCACGAGGTCGCCCCCGAGCACCGGCACAGCCAGAACGCCTTCCGCTTCGTCTGCGAGGGCGAGGGCGTCTGGACCGTCGTCAACGGCGATCCGGTGGCGATGAGCCGGGGCGACTTCCTGCTCACCCCGGGCTGGAACTTCCACGGCCACCACAACGAGACCGACCAGCCGATGGCCTGGATCGACGGGCTGGACATCCCGTTCGTCCACTACACCGACACCTCCTTCTTCGAGTTCGGCTCCGAACGGGTCACCGACGAAGCCACGCCACCCATCTCCCGCTCCGAACGCCTGTGGGCCCACCCCGGTCTGCGGCCACTGTCCGGGCTGCAGAACACGGTCAGCTCCCCCATCGGCGCCTACCGCTGGGTACACACCGACGCCGCGCTCGACGAGCAACTGGCCCTGGAGGACGAGGGGTACCCGGCCACCGTCGAACTGGGCCACGCCGCCATCCGGTACACCAACCCGACCACCGGCGGCGACGTGCTGCCGACCATCCGCGCCGAGTTCCACCGGCTGCGGGCCGGCGCCACCACCCGTCGCCGCCGGGAGGTCGGGTCGTCGGTGTGGCAGGTCTTCGACGGCGCCGGCACCGTCACGCTGGCCGACGAGACCCACGAGGTGGCCAAGGGCGACCTGTTCGTCGTGCCGTCGTGGGTGCCGTGGACGTTCCGGGCCGCGCCCGGTGACTCCACGTTCGACCTCTTCCGCTTCTCCGACGCCCCGGTCGTCGAACGACTGCACTTCGACCGGGTCCAGATCGACACCGAGAACGACCCGAAGGACGCCCGATGA
- a CDS encoding fumarylacetoacetate hydrolase family protein has protein sequence MRLATVTLPTGGTAAVRIDGPAAASGTAIPDVADVGALLDRPDWRAVAAAADGPTAPLDDLGRLIPRPGKVACVGLNYRAHIEEMGRPLPDHPTLFAKFADALIGPQDDIEIPSTAAEAVDWECELVVVVGATLRGADRAEAAAAIAGYTVMNDISMRDWQFRTREWLQGKTFGNTTPVGPVLVTADEWQPGPNISTEIDGELVQQASTGDLVFDPADLVAYLSQIVTLRPGDLIATGTPGGVGHARKPPRYLAPGMTVRTTIDGIGSLQNTCVAVDGRGRRAGTP, from the coding sequence ATGAGACTCGCCACCGTCACCCTCCCGACCGGCGGCACCGCCGCCGTCCGCATCGACGGTCCGGCCGCCGCCAGCGGGACGGCGATCCCCGACGTCGCCGACGTCGGCGCCCTGCTCGACCGCCCCGACTGGCGGGCCGTCGCCGCCGCGGCCGACGGTCCGACCGCCCCGCTGGACGACCTGGGCCGGCTCATCCCCCGGCCGGGCAAGGTCGCCTGCGTCGGGCTGAACTACCGGGCCCACATCGAGGAGATGGGCCGGCCGCTGCCGGACCACCCCACGTTGTTCGCCAAGTTCGCCGACGCCCTGATCGGGCCGCAGGACGACATCGAGATCCCCTCCACCGCGGCCGAGGCCGTCGACTGGGAGTGCGAGCTCGTCGTCGTGGTGGGCGCCACCCTCCGTGGCGCCGACCGCGCCGAGGCCGCTGCAGCCATCGCCGGATACACCGTCATGAACGACATCTCGATGCGGGACTGGCAGTTCCGGACCCGGGAATGGCTGCAGGGCAAGACGTTCGGCAACACGACACCGGTCGGACCGGTGCTCGTCACCGCCGACGAGTGGCAGCCCGGGCCGAACATCTCCACCGAGATCGACGGCGAACTCGTCCAGCAGGCGTCCACCGGGGACCTGGTCTTCGACCCGGCCGACCTCGTCGCCTACCTCTCGCAGATCGTCACCCTGCGACCCGGCGACCTCATCGCCACCGGCACGCCCGGCGGCGTCGGCCATGCTCGCAAGCCCCCGCGCTACCTGGCCCCGGGGATGACGGTGCGGACGACGATCGACGGTATCGGCAGCCTGCAGAACACCTGCGTGGCCGTGGACGGACGGGGGCGTCGTGCCGGCACGCCATGA
- a CDS encoding maleylpyruvate isomerase family mycothiol-dependent enzyme, whose translation MTDPAVADALLIARRGTAYFARQLAALSDEDFAAPSLVPGWSRAHIAAHVGYNARALTRLVEWARTGIETPMYAGPAERNLEIEQGATLKPIALRHLVTHAAVHLTVEWRDLPADAWTRIVRTAQGRSVPVSETAWMRSREVWIHAVDLDNGGAFGDFPAPVVDGLLRDITGLWRTRGVGAGLVLRPTDRDAAITITDAGDGAGTVITGTAADLARWASGRGGAGVRTPDGPVPSPPRWL comes from the coding sequence GTGACCGACCCGGCGGTCGCCGACGCGCTGCTCATCGCCCGGCGGGGCACCGCCTACTTCGCCCGCCAGCTCGCGGCGCTGTCGGACGAGGACTTCGCCGCGCCGTCGCTGGTGCCGGGCTGGTCCCGCGCCCACATCGCGGCCCACGTCGGCTACAACGCCCGGGCCCTGACCCGGCTGGTGGAGTGGGCGCGCACCGGGATCGAGACCCCGATGTACGCCGGGCCGGCCGAACGGAACCTCGAGATCGAGCAGGGGGCGACCCTCAAGCCGATCGCGCTGCGGCATCTGGTGACGCACGCGGCGGTGCACCTGACCGTCGAGTGGCGGGACCTGCCGGCCGACGCGTGGACCCGGATCGTCCGCACCGCGCAGGGCCGGTCGGTGCCGGTGTCGGAGACGGCCTGGATGCGGTCCCGGGAAGTGTGGATCCACGCCGTCGACCTCGACAACGGCGGGGCGTTCGGGGACTTCCCCGCGCCGGTGGTCGACGGCCTGCTGCGGGACATCACCGGCCTGTGGCGGACCCGGGGCGTCGGCGCCGGACTGGTGCTGCGCCCCACCGACCGGGACGCGGCGATCACGATCACCGACGCCGGGGACGGCGCCGGGACGGTGATCACCGGTACCGCCGCCGACCTGGCCCGCTGGGCGTCCGGCCGCGGCGGCGCCGGGGTGCGCACCCCTGACGGACCCGTCCCGTCGCCGCCGCGCTGGCTCTGA
- a CDS encoding circularly permuted type 2 ATP-grasp protein, producing the protein MADLFEDYPFGRAWDEMFSAPGQIRPAYEGVFSALQQLDAADLTARADIMGRTFLDQGITFALGGVERPFPLDLIPRIVTAAEWRVVEQGVPQRVRALEAFLADVYGAGRIFADGVVPRRLITTSPHFHRQVFGMSAQDGARIVISGVDLIRDEDGGFRVLEDNVRIPSGVSYVLENRQAVAQVLSEAGADHEVRPVSEYPGRLLAALRAVAPWNVTDPTVVVLTPGVYNSAYFEHTLLAREMGVELAEGRDLICRNNRVYLRTTSSEMPVHVIYRRVDDDFLDPVQFKADSLLGVPGLVNAARAGNLTIANAVGNGIADDKLVYTYVPDIIRYYLAEEPILKNVDTYRMEVPDHREYALEHLAELVLKPVDGSGGKGIVIGSQADSSTLAKARTTVLENPRGWIAQREIALSTVPTLIGDKMRPRHVDLRPFAVNNGNDVWVLPGGLTRVALPEGELVVNSSQGGGSKDTWVLSAPPAAEPFTAAPPSGAADATQVLPVFTEGSMSQSMGGGMSQTMGGMSQTMGGAFDPMVQAPSSDTGLRTQHEQQQQVRPDDTTPENPVTPC; encoded by the coding sequence ATGGCCGACCTGTTCGAGGACTATCCCTTCGGCCGGGCGTGGGATGAGATGTTCTCCGCCCCGGGCCAGATACGACCCGCGTACGAGGGGGTGTTCTCCGCCCTCCAGCAGTTGGACGCCGCCGATCTCACGGCGCGCGCCGACATCATGGGGCGCACCTTCCTCGACCAGGGCATCACCTTCGCCCTCGGCGGGGTCGAACGTCCCTTCCCCCTCGACCTCATCCCGCGGATCGTCACGGCGGCCGAGTGGCGGGTCGTCGAGCAGGGCGTCCCGCAACGGGTCCGGGCCCTGGAGGCATTCCTGGCCGACGTCTACGGGGCCGGTCGCATCTTCGCCGACGGTGTCGTCCCCCGGCGGCTCATCACCACCTCGCCGCACTTCCACCGCCAGGTGTTCGGGATGAGCGCCCAGGACGGCGCGCGCATCGTGATCTCCGGGGTCGACCTCATCCGGGACGAGGACGGCGGCTTCCGCGTCCTGGAGGACAACGTCCGCATCCCGTCCGGGGTGTCCTACGTCCTGGAGAACCGGCAGGCCGTGGCCCAGGTGCTGTCCGAGGCCGGGGCCGACCACGAGGTGCGCCCGGTCTCGGAGTACCCCGGCCGCCTGCTGGCCGCGCTGCGCGCCGTGGCCCCCTGGAACGTCACCGATCCGACGGTCGTCGTGCTCACCCCGGGCGTCTACAACTCGGCGTACTTCGAGCACACCCTGCTGGCCCGTGAGATGGGCGTCGAGCTGGCCGAGGGACGCGACCTGATCTGCCGGAACAACCGCGTCTACCTGCGCACCACCTCCAGCGAGATGCCGGTGCACGTCATCTACCGCCGCGTCGACGACGACTTCCTGGACCCGGTCCAGTTCAAGGCCGACTCGCTGCTCGGCGTGCCCGGGCTGGTGAACGCGGCGCGGGCCGGCAACCTGACCATCGCCAACGCGGTGGGCAACGGCATCGCCGACGACAAGCTCGTCTACACCTACGTGCCCGACATCATCCGGTACTACCTCGCCGAGGAACCCATCCTGAAGAACGTCGACACCTACCGCATGGAGGTGCCGGACCACCGCGAGTACGCCCTGGAACACCTGGCCGAGCTGGTCCTCAAGCCGGTCGACGGGTCCGGTGGCAAGGGCATCGTCATCGGGTCGCAGGCCGACTCGTCGACACTGGCCAAGGCCCGGACGACGGTGCTGGAGAACCCGCGCGGCTGGATCGCCCAGCGGGAGATCGCGCTGTCCACCGTCCCGACGCTCATCGGCGACAAGATGCGACCCCGGCACGTCGACCTGCGGCCGTTCGCCGTCAACAACGGCAACGACGTGTGGGTGCTGCCCGGCGGGCTGACCCGGGTGGCGCTGCCCGAGGGCGAGCTGGTGGTCAACTCCTCACAGGGCGGCGGCTCCAAGGACACCTGGGTGCTCTCCGCACCTCCGGCCGCCGAGCCGTTCACCGCCGCGCCGCCCAGCGGGGCGGCCGACGCCACCCAGGTGCTGCCCGTATTCACCGAGGGCAGCATGAGCCAGAGCATGGGTGGCGGGATGAGCCAGACCATGGGCGGCATGAGCCAGACCATGGGCGGCGCGTTCGACCCGATGGTGCAGGCGCCGTCGTCCGACACGGGTCTGCGAACCCAGCACGAACAACAACAACAGGTGCGTCCCGACGACACCACGCCCGAGAACCCGGTGACGCCATGCTGA
- a CDS encoding alpha-E domain-containing protein: MLSRIAESLYWLGRHQERADCTARILDTYLHLLPAGSWQSDHQVIRSLLDSMGLADDDAVGSDAHADSGQLVRTLVFDREKASSVAGALAAARENARGVRDAIPLDVWECLNVTWHGLRARETGLAGPHQFLRWVGERCAMANGLVSEVMSHDEGWHFLVLGRSLERADMTIRLLAAAESETGSVPPWRALVSACGGWEPYVRSYGGTIGQRTATEFVLLDRQFPRSVLRALTVAESSLGELEAAGSAQHRDPRRDPSSARRIVGRTRTSLDYRTGTELAADREALLSSLQRTVYSAHTAVTRSFFRREDAVTWANIGADGGAA, translated from the coding sequence ATGCTGAGTCGGATCGCCGAGTCGCTCTACTGGCTGGGCCGCCACCAGGAGCGGGCCGACTGCACCGCGCGCATCCTGGACACCTACCTGCACCTGCTGCCCGCCGGCTCGTGGCAGTCCGACCACCAGGTCATCCGCTCGCTGCTGGACTCCATGGGCCTGGCCGACGACGACGCGGTCGGCTCCGACGCCCACGCCGACTCCGGGCAGCTGGTCCGCACCCTGGTCTTCGACCGGGAGAAGGCCTCCTCGGTGGCCGGCGCGCTGGCCGCGGCCCGGGAGAACGCCCGCGGGGTCCGCGACGCCATCCCGCTGGACGTCTGGGAGTGCCTGAACGTCACCTGGCACGGACTGCGTGCCCGGGAGACCGGCCTGGCCGGCCCGCACCAGTTCCTGCGCTGGGTCGGCGAGCGGTGCGCGATGGCCAACGGCCTGGTGTCGGAGGTGATGAGCCACGACGAGGGCTGGCACTTCCTGGTCCTCGGACGCTCGCTGGAGCGGGCCGACATGACGATCCGGTTGCTGGCCGCCGCCGAGTCCGAGACCGGTTCGGTACCGCCCTGGCGGGCCCTGGTCAGCGCCTGCGGCGGGTGGGAGCCGTACGTGCGCTCCTACGGCGGGACCATCGGTCAGCGCACGGCGACCGAATTCGTGCTGCTCGACCGGCAGTTCCCACGCTCGGTGCTGCGCGCGCTGACCGTGGCCGAGTCCTCGCTGGGCGAACTGGAGGCCGCGGGCTCGGCGCAGCACCGCGACCCGCGACGGGACCCGTCGTCGGCCCGCCGGATCGTCGGACGCACCCGGACCAGCCTGGACTACCGGACCGGCACCGAACTCGCCGCCGACCGCGAGGCCCTGCTGTCCTCGCTGCAGCGCACCGTCTACAGCGCACACACCGCGGTCACCCGCTCGTTCTTCCGCCGGGAGGACGCCGTGACCTGGGCGAACATCGGAGCAGACGGAGGGGCAGCATGA